A single window of Ictalurus furcatus strain D&B chromosome 3, Billie_1.0, whole genome shotgun sequence DNA harbors:
- the htt gene encoding huntingtin isoform X1 encodes MATMEKLMKAFESLKSFQQQQQGPLSAEELVQKQKKDLATTKKDRVTHCLTICENIVAQSLRTSPEFQKLLGIAMEMFLLCSDDKESDVRMVADECLNKIIKALMDSNLPRLQLELYKEIKKNGASRSLRAALWRFAELAHLVRPQKCRPYLVNLLPCLTRIAKRQEEMVQETLSSSIPKIMAALGNFANDTEIKVLLKAFVANLKSSSPTIRRTAASSAVSVCQHSRRANYFYTWLLNVLLSLVVPVDEEHSSHLILGVLLTLRYLMPLLQQQDASTSLKGSFGVMRKEADVSPTPEQLIQVYELTLHYTQHRDHNVVTASLELLQQLFRTPAPELLNTLIIPGKITHTRVFREEMESRARSGSIVEFIGKLLSGEEEGLEDDPEKAEVTTGSFTASVGGESSSDAPSSSGVSSLSQADIITEQPRSSQHTLQPGDSVELSASSEQGGGPETPDEEDEDMLSRSSSSAIRAVGATADLHSETNPSVGAGSSSPPSDSSQTTTEGPDSAVTPSDCAELVLDGSESQYSGMQIGTLQDEEEEGVAPVPDEAPESFAHSVLALSKPHLLEGKGHNRQASDSSVDRFIPKDEVPEPVDLDNKLSRIKGDIGHYTDPAEAPLSHCVRLLSASFLLSGQRNGLVPDKEVRVSVKALAVSCVGAAAALLPETFFNRLYLEPLDGQQTDAQQYISDILQYIEHGDPQIRGATAILSGALIQAILLKTRFSTELWLARVHSTTGNKVSLEDIVPLLQRSLKDESSVTCKMACSAVRHCIMALCSSSLSELGLQLLIDLLTLRDCSYWLVRNELLETLAEVDFRLVCFLERKTEKLHRGEHHYTRLLRLQDRVIKDVVIYLLGDDDPRVRHVAASIVTRLVSRLFYDCDQAQADPVVAIARDQSSVYLQLLMHETQPPSQFTVSTITRTYRGYSLSPGVSDVTVENNLSRVITAISHALTSSTSRALTFGCCEALCLLSFTFPVCTWSTGWHCGFVSSPVFHFGRSSQSRSQARSYSLSQSQSGSSEDGRRSLIVGVASMVLSLLSSAWFPLDLSAHQDALMLAGNLLAAAAPKCMKSPWAGEEESSSAPSKQEEVWPALSDRSLVAMAEQLFSHLLKVLNICAHVLEDTSPGPVVKATLPSLTNTPSLSPIRRKGKEKDTTEPSTTPMSPKKGGETNAGRPTDSTGTAPASKSTSVGSFYHLPPYLKLYDVLKATHANYKVTLDLHNNSEKFGSFLRSALDVLSQLLELATLHDIGKCVEEILGYLKSCFLREPTLATVCVQQLLKTLFGTNLASQYDGTSSHPCRSQGKALRLGSSSLRPGLYHYCFMAPYTHFTQALADASLRNMVQAEHEQDASGWFDVMQKVSNQLRSSITNVTRHRGDKNAIHNHIRLFEPLVIKALKQYTTSTCVALQKQVLDLLAQLVQLRVNYCLLDSDQVFIGFVLKQFEYIEVGQFRDSEAIIPNIFFFLVLLSYERYHSKQIISIPKIIQLCDGIMASGRKAVTHAIPALQPIVHDLFVLRGSNKADAGKELETQKEVVVSMLLRLIQHHQVLEMFILVLQQCHKENEDKWKRLSRQIADIILPMIGKQQMHLDSPEALGVLNTLFETVAPSSLRPVDMLLKSMFVTPSTMVSVGTVQLWVSGILAILRVLISQSTEDIILCRVQELCLSPYLLSCSAICLLHNNDSSSPTAPPAADVETNGDPQRFLPEETFARFLLQLVGVLLDEISSKQVKVDMTEHQHTFYCQQLGTLLMCLIHIFKSGMFRRITAAGSRLLKVEGAEGANFYTLEGLNGLVVQLITTHPSLVLLWCQVLLIINYTNYTWWSEVHQTPRRHSLSSTKLLSPHSSGEDEEQRPEGKQAMCNREIVRRGALILFCDYVCQNLHDSEHLTWLTVNHVRDLISLSHEPPVQDFISAVHRNSAASGLFIQAIQSRCDNVSTPVMLKKTLQCLEGIHLSQSGALLMLYVDKLLSTPFRVLARMVDTLACRRVEMLLAETLQNSIAQLPVEELDRIQQYLQTSGLAQRHQRFYSLLDRFRATVAEETTSPSPPITSHPLDGNPPPGPESVTASKDWYVALVKSQCCLRGEAYLYETTDLLTKLPQSDLNAVMSCKDFNLCLLAPCLSVGLQRLWRNQGVVLFETTLQVIFEHLSSITALLPSPHQPLLLSSQPNTDSTYWNALSGVYGEAGFYQKVMSVCSALSRYLMSLPKLPSALQIPPATEHLITSFTTLVIELVTWRLLQDRLPFSIDVQMSVSCLCLALQQPSVWTDFASRTYLTHTCSVIHCVHLLIYAVTVGPGDQLVRPERKTHADRDSEEDQVDSAKGNLCEQQCCEIMAELVESLQSVLAVGHHRNSNIPAFLTPTLRNVIISLARLPLVNSYTRIPPLVWKLGWSPRRGGEFGTALPEIPVEFLQEKDVFREFLYRINVLGWSSRTQFEETWATLLGVLVTQPITIDQEEETPQEEDLERTQINVLAVQAITSLVLSAMTLPTAGNPAVSCLEQQPRNKSLKALDTRFGRKLRAIRGVVEREIQAMVSKRDNIATHFPYQVWDPVPSLSSSSAGTLISHEKLLLQINTEREMGNMDYKLGQVSIHSVWLGNNITPLREEEWGDDEEDEADAPATASPPTSPINSRKHRAGVDIHSCSQFLLELYSQWILPGSPSSRKTPVVLISEVVRSLLAVSDLFTERNQFDMMFSTLMELQKVHPPEDEILNQYLVPAICKAAAVLGMDKVTAEPVCRLLESSLRSTHLPSRIGALHGVLYVLECDLLDDTARQLIPTVSEYVLSNLRAIAQCVNLQNQQHVLVMCAVAFYMMENYPMDVGPEFNAGVVQVCGIMLSASEEATPSVIYHCALRGLERLLLSEQLSRVDAETLVKLSVDRVNMPSPHRAMAALGLMLTCMYTGVPGEEGKERGSPGLPIDTDPTAPDSESVIVAMERVSVLFDRIRKGFPCEARVVSRILPQFLDDFFPPQDVMNKVIGEFLSNQQPYPQFMATVVYKVFQTLHATGQSSMVRDWVLLSLSNFTQRTPVAMAMWSLSCFFVSASTSQWISALLPHVISRMGKADTVDISLFCLVAMDFYRHQIDEELDRRSFQSVFEMVASPGSPYYQLLCCLQSIHQDTPL; translated from the exons atggccaCTATGGAGAAATTAATGAAAGCCTTCGAGTCACTCAAATCATTCCAGCAGCAACAGCAAGGCCCGCTGTCTGCAGAGGAACTTGTCCAGAAACA GAAAAAAGATCTCGCGACGACCAAAAAGGATCGAGTGACTCATTGTTTGACGATATGCGAGAATATCGTAGCACAGTCTCTGAG GACTTCCCCAGAGTTCCAGAAACTTCTGGGAATTGCCATGGAAATGTTCCTGCTGTGCAGCGATGACAAGGAGTCCGACGTCAGGATGGTTGCAGACGAATGCCTGAACAAAATCATTAAA GCATTGATGGATTCCAACTTGCCTCGATTGCAGCTCGAGctttataaagaaattaaaaag AATGGTGCCTCTCGGAGCCTGCGGGCAGCGCTGTGGAGGTTTGCTGAGCTCGCTCATCTTGTGCGTCCGCAGAAATGCAG GCCGTATCTCGTGAACCTGCTACCCTGCCTGACACGGATCGCTAAGCGACAGGAGGAGATGGTGCAGGAGACTCTGTCCTCCTCCATCCCCAAAATCATGGCAGCCCTGGGGAACTTTGCCAACGACACAGAGATCAAG GTGCTTCTGAAAGCCTTCGTGGCAAATCTGAAGTCCAGCTCTCCCACTATTCGGCGCACAGCGGCCAGTTCGGCTGTCAGTGTTTGTCAGCACTCGCGCAGAGCCAACTACTTCTACACTTGGCTCCTTAACGTGCTGCTAa GTCTGGTGGTGCCAGTGGATGAGGAACACTCGAGCCACCTGATTCTGGGTGTGTTATTAACCCTGCGCTACCTGATGCCCCTGTTGCAGCAGCAGGACGCAAGCACCAGCCTGAAAGGCAGCTTCGGTGTCATGCGAAAAGAAGCCGACGTGTCCCCCACACCTGAACAGCTCATCCAG GTCTATGAGCTGACGCTACACTACACACAGCACCGTGATCATAACGTGGTAACCGCCTCTCTGGAGCTTCTGCAACAGCTGTTCCGTACTCCAGCTCCTGAGCTCCTAAACACACTAATAATTCCtggcaaaatcacacacacccgTGTGTTcagagaggagatggagagccGCGCGCGCAGCGGGAGCATCGTCGAGTTCATCG GTAAACTCCTGTCAGGGGAAGAGGAGGGTCTGGAGGATGATCCTGAGAAGGCAGAGGTCACGACAGGCTCCTTTACAG CCTCAGTGGGAGGGGAAAGCTCCAGCGATGCCCCCTCCTCGTCAGGCGTGTCGTCCCTCAGCCAGGCCGACATCATCACAGAGCAGCCGCGTTCTTCCCAGCATACCCTGCAGCCAGGCGACTCTGTAGAACTGAGCGCATCATCAGAACAAGGGGGTGGACCTGAAACACCTGACGAGGAAGACGAAGACATGCTGAGTCGCAGCTCGAGCAGCGCCATCAGGGCTGTGGGCGCCACTGCCGATTTGCACTCAGAGACCAATCCTTCAGTGGGGGCGGGGTCATCTTCACCTCCTAGCGACAGCTCCCAGACAACCACAGAGGGGCCCGATTCGGCCGTGACTCCCTCAGACTGCGCCGAGCTC gtgttggATGGCAGTGAGAGTCAGTACTCAGGGATGCAGATAGGCACTCTgcaggatgaggaagaggagggagTGGCTCCTGTCCCTGATGAAGCTCCAGAGTCATTTGCTCACTCTGTGCTGG CACTGAGTAAGCCTCACCTACTGGAGGGTAAAGGCCACAACAGACAAGCTTCTGATAGCAGCGTGGATCGCTTTATACCAAAGGATGAGGTTCCGGAGCCAGTGGACCTTGATAACAAG CTGTCTAGGATTAAAGGGGACATCGGACACTACACTGATCCGGCAGAGGCCCCGCTGTCGCACTGTGTGCGGCTGCTGTCTGCCTCCTTCCTGCTCTCCGGCCAAAGAAACG GGCTGGTTCCTGATAAGGAGGTCCGTGTGAGCGTGAAGGCTTTAGCTGTCAGTTGTGtaggagcagcagcagcgcTTCTCCCTGAAACGTTTTTTAACAGACTCTACCTGGAGCCCCTGGATGGACAGCAGACTGATG CGCAGCAGTACATCAGTGACATCCTGCAGTACATTGAGCACGGGGATCCTCAGATTAGGGGAGCTACAGCCATACTGAGTGGAGCTTTGATCCAAGCCATCCTGCTCAAGACTCGCTTCAGCACGGAGTTGTGGCTCGCACGTGTCCACAGCACCACTG GAAACAAAGTGTCTCTGGAAGACATCGTACCCTTACTACAGCGCAGTCTGAAGGACGAGTCCTCAGTGACGTGTAAGATGGCCTGTTCAGCTGTGAGG cactgtatcatggctctGTGCAGCAGCAGTCTCAGTGAGCTGGGTCTGCAGCTCCTCATTGACCTCTTGACCCTGAGGGATTGCTCTTATTGGCTGGTCCGTAATGAGCTTCTAGAAACCCTGGCAGAAGTGGACTTTCG GTTAGTGTGCTTTCTAGAGAGGAAAACGGAGAAGTTGCACAGAGGAGAGCATCACTACACCAGG TTGTTGCGTCTGCAGGACAGAGTAATAAAGGACGTAGTGATTTACCTTCTTGGTGACGATGATCCGCGTGTACGACATGTTGCGGCTTCTATTGTTACCAG ATTGGTCTCTAGGTTGTTCTATGATTGTGACCAGGCTCAGGCAGATCCAGTGGTGGCTATTGCACGTGATCAGAGCAGCGTCTATTTGCAGCTTCTGATGCACGAGACGCAGCCGCCGTCTCAGTTTACCGTCAGCACCATCACACG GACATATCGAGGTTACAGTCTGTCACCGGGCGTGTCCGACGTTACAGTGGAGAACAACCTTTCTCGAGTCATCACCGCCATCTCTCACGCACTTACCTCCTCCACTTCTAGAGCTCTGACT TTCGGCTGCTGCGAGGCACTGTGTCTGCTATCCTTCACTTTCCCAGTGTGCACCTGGAGCACAGGGTGGCATTGCGGCTTTGTCAGCTCTCCTGTGTTCCACTTTGGCCGATCCAGCCAGTCCCGCAGCCAAGCACGCTCCTACAG TCTATCTCAGAGCCAGAGTGGCAGCAGCGAAGACGGCCGTAGGTCATTGATTGTCGGTGTGGCCAGCATGGTACTGTCGCTCCTCTCCTCCGCCTGGTTCCCACTGGACCTCTCTGCTCATCAGGATGCCTTGATGCTGGCTGGAAACCTGCTTGCTG CTGCTGCACCAAAGTGCATGAAAAGCCCATGGGCTGGTGAGGAAGAGTCCAGCTCTGCTCCCTCCAAACAGGAAGAGGTGTGGCCTGCTCTGAGTGACCGTTCCCTAGTTGCTATGGCGGAGCAGTTGTTTTCACACTTGCTGAAGGTCCTCAACATCTGTGCACATGTCCTGGAGGACACGTCCCCAGGCCCTGTGGTGAAG gCTACATTGCCATCGCTGACCAACACTCCATCTCTAAGTCCAATCAGGCGAAAGGGCAAAGAGAAGGACACAACTGAACCCAGCACCACTCCCATGAGCCCAAAGAAAGGAGGAGAGACCAATGCAG GCAGACCAACGGACAGCACTGGCACAGCTCCAGCAAGCAAATCCACCTCTGTGGGCAGCTTTTATCACCTGCCTCCTTATCTGAAGCTTTACGACGTGCTCAAAGCTACTCACGCCAACTACAAA GTAACTCTCGACCTCCACAACAACAGTGAAAAATTTGGCAGCTTCCTGCGGTCTGCGCTCGATGTTCTGTCCCAGCTGTTGGAGCTGGCCACCCTGCACGACATCGGCAAA TGTGTGGAGGAAATCCTGGGTTATCTGAAGTCCTGTTTCTTACGGGAACCCACTCTCGCAACAGTGTGTGTCCAACAG CTGCTTAAGACCCTGTTTGGAACTAACCTAGCCTCCCAGTACGATGGAACCTCCTCGCACCCGTGCCGCTCTCAGGGGAAGGCCCTCCGTCTGGGCTCGTCCAGCCTGCGACCAGGCCTCTATCATTATTGCTTCATGGCACCGTATACACACTTCACCCAGGCTCTCGCAGACGCCAGTTTAAGGAACATGGTGCAAGCTGAACACGAGCAAGACGCATCAGG GTGGTTTGATGTCATGCAGAAAGTGTCCAATCAGCTGAGGTCAAGCATCACTAATGTGACACGTCATCGAGGAGACAAG AATGCCATCCACAATCACATCCGTCTGTTTGAGCCGCTGGTGATCAAAGCACTGAAGCAGTACACCACTAGCACCTGTGTGGCCCTGCAGAAGCAAGTGCTGGACCTGCTCGCTCAACTAGTGCAGCTCCGTGTCAACTACTGCCTGCTCGATTCTGACCAG gtgttcaTTGGTTTTGTGCTGAAGCAGTTTGAATACATTGAGGTGGGGCAGTTCAG GGATTCCGAGGCAATCATTCCcaatattttcttctttctggtGCTGCTGTCCTATGAGCGTTATCACTCCAAACAGATTATCAGCATTCCAAAGATTATTCAGCTGTGTGACGGCATCATGGCTAGCGGCAGAAAAGCGGTAACTCACG CAATCCCTGCCCTGCAGCCCATCGTGCATGATCTTTTTGTGCTGCGAGGCTCCAATAAGGCTGATGCAGGCAAAGAGCTGGAGACTCAGAAAGAGGTGGTGGTGTCCATGCTGCTGCGCCTTATACAGCATCATCAG GTGTTAGAGATGTTCATCCTGGTCCTGCAGCAATGTCATAAGGAGAACGAAGATAAATGGAAGAGACTGTCACGGCAGATTGCAGACATAATCCTGCCCATGATTGGTAAACAGCAG ATGCACCTAGATTCTCCTGAAGCATTGGGAGTGCTGAACACACTCTTTGAGACGGTGGCACCATCTTCACTGAGGCCGGTGGACATGCTGCTAAAGAGCATGTTCGTCACACCTTCTACAATG GTGTCAGTTGGCACTGTGCAGTTGTGGGTGTCTGGGATTCTTGCCATCTTGCGTGTGTTGATCTCCCAGTCAACAGAGGACATCATTCTTTGTCGCGTCCAGGAGTTGTGTCTGTCTCCATACCTTCTGTCCTGCTCCGCCATCTGCCTTCTCCACAACAATGATTCTTCTTCTCCAACTGCACCACCCGCTGCTGATGTAGAGACCAATGGAGATCCACAGCGCTTCCTGCCTGAAGAGACATTCGCCAG ATTCCTTCTGCAGTTGGTAGGTGTGTTGTTGGATGAAATCTCTAGTAAGCAGGTAAAAGTGGATATGACTGAGCACCAACACACATTCTACTGCCAGCAGCTGGGCACACTCCTTATGTGTCTCATCCACATCTTCAAATCAG GAATGTTCCGACGCATCACGGCTGCAGGCAGCCGGCTGTTGAAGGTGGAGGGGGCTGAGGGGGCAAATTTCTACACGCTGGAAGGGCTGAACGGCCTGGTGGTGCAGCTCATcaccacacacccctcactggTGCTGCTCTGGTGCCAGGTGCTCCTTATCATCAACTACACTAACTACACCTGGTGGTCCGAAGTGCACCAAACCCCCAG GAGGCACAGTTTATCCAGCACCAAGTTGCTGAGCCCTCACTCGTCTGGAGAGGATGAGGAGCAGAGGCCCGAGGGAAAGCAGGCCATGTGTAACCGAGAGATCGTACGCCGAGGAGCGCTTATTCTCTTCTGTGACTATGTG TGTCAGAACCTGCATGATTCGGAGCATCTGACCTGGCTGACTGTGAACCATGTGAGGGATTTGATCAGCCTGTCGCACGAACCGCCCGTGCAGGACTTCATCAGTGCAGTGCACCGCAATTCTGCGGCCAGCGGCCTCTTCATTCAGGCCATACAGTCACGCTGTGACAATGTCTCTACT CCGGTGATGCTGAAGAAGACTCTGCAGTGTCTGGAGGGAATTCACTTGAGTCAGTCTGGAGCTCTGCTCATGCTTTATGTGGACAAGTTGTTGAGCACACCCTTCCGTGTGCTGGCACGCATGGTGGACACACTTGCCTGCAGACGAGTGGAAATGCTGCTCGCTGAGACTttacag AATAGCATAGCTCAGCTGCCAGTAGAGGAGCTGGACAGGATCCAACAGTACCTCCAGACCAGCGGCCTAGCTCAGAG gCATCAGAGGTTCTACTCCCTGTTGGACAGGTTTAGAGCCACCGTTGCAGAGGAAACCACAAGCCCCTCCCCTCCCATCACATCACACCCGCTGGACGGGAATCCGCCCCCTGGCCCAGAGAGTGTCACAGCCAGTAAG GATTGGTATGTTGCTCTGGTGAAATCCCAGTGCTGTTTGAGAGGTGAAGCATATCTGTATGAGACAACTGATCTGCTAACCAAACTACCCCAGTCCGACTTAAACGCCGTCATGTCCTGCAAG gaTTTTAACCTGTGTCTGCTGGCTCCATGTTTGAGTGTTGGCCTGCAGAGGCTGTGGAGAAATCAGGGAGTGGTTCTGTTTGAGACCACCCTCCAGGTGATTTTCGAGCATTTGTCCAGCATTACAGCGCTGCTCCCCTCACCTCATCAACCGCTCCTCCTGTCCTCGCAACCCAACACGGACTCTACTTACTGGAACGCACTTAGTGGTGTATATG GTGAGGCCGGATTTTACCAGaaagtgatgagtgtgtgtagtgcattGAGTCGGTATCTGATGTCTCTCCCCAAACTGCCCTCGGCGCTGCAGATCCCTCCTGCCACTGAGCACCTGATCACCTCCTTCACCACCCTGGTCATAgag CTGGTGACATGGCGTCTGCTACAGGACCGGTTACCTTTCAGTATAGATGTGCAGATGAGCGTGTCCTGCCTGTGTTTGGCTCTGCAGCAGCCATCAGTGTGGACAGACTTTGCCTCTCGAACCTACCTCACGCACACCTGCTCCGTCATCCACTGTGTCCACCTGTTAATCTACGCAG TCACAGTTGGTCCAGGTGATCAACTAGTAAGGCCTGAGAGAAAGACGCACGCTGACCGCGATTCTGAGGAGGACCAGGTGGATTCGGCGAAAGGCA acctGTGTGAGCAGCAGTGTTGTGAGATCATGGCTGAGCTAGTGGAAAGCCTGCAGAGTGTTTTGGCTGTTGGTCACCACAGAAACAGCAATATCCCAGCATTCCTCACTCCTACCCTTAGGAATGTCATCATCAGTCTGGCCAGGCTGCCCCTTGTCAACAGCTACACACGCATCCCACCACTG gtCTGGAAGCTAGGCTGGTCCCCCAGACGTGGTGGGGAGTTTGGCACAGCACTGCCTGAGATTCCTGTCGAGTTCCTGCAAGAGAAAGACGTCTTCAGAGAATTCCTCTACCGCATTAATGTCCTCG GCTGGAGCAGTAGGACCCAGTTTGAGGAGACTTGGGCCACTCTGTTAGGGGTGCTGGTCACCCAACCGATCACGATCGATCAAGAGGAGGAGACTCCGCAAGAG GAGGATCTGGAGCGGACGCAGATAAACGTGTTGGCGGTGCAGGCCATCACCTCCCTGGTGCTGAGCGCCATGACTCTGCCGACAGCCGGGAACCCTGCAGTCAGCTGCCTGGAACAGCAGCCACGCAACAAGAGCCTCAAAGCATTAGACACCAG gtttgGGCGTAAGCTGAGGGCAATCAGAGGTGTAGTGGAGAGGGAGATTCAGGCCATGGTGTCCAAGAGAGACAATATAGCCACACACTTCCCTTACCAAGTCTGGGACCCGGTGCCATCGCTGTCATCTTCATCTGCAG GCACTTTAATCAGTCATGAGAAACTCCTCCTGCAGATTAACACCGAGAGAGAAATGGGCAACATGGATTATAAACTAGGCCAG GTGTCGATACACTCCGTGTGGTTGGGGAATAATATCACTCCTCTGAGGGAGGAAGAGTGGggtgatgatgaggaagatgaagcTGATGCTCCTGCAACCGCCTCACCTCCGACATCTCCTATTAACTCCAG GAAGCACCGAGCTGGGGTTGACATCCACTCCTGCTCCCAGTTTCTCCTGGAGCTCTATAGCCAGTGGATCCTCCCTGGCAGCCCCAGCAGCAGAAAAACTCCAGTGGTGCTTATAAGTGAGGTGGTGAGATCG CTGTTGGCGGTGTCTGATCTGTTCACGGAACGGAATCAGTTTGATATGATGTTTTCCACTCTGATGGAGCTGCAAAAGGTTCACCCTCCAGAGGATGAGATCCTCAACCAATACCTCGTCCCTGCTATCTGCAAAGCAGCTGCTGTGCTGGgcatg gataAGGTGACAGCAGAGCCTGTGTGTCGGCTGTTGGAGTCGTCACTGAGGAGCACTCATCTCCCCAGTCGAATTGGAGCGCTGCATGGAGTGCTGTATGTGCTGGAGTGTGATCTACTGGACGACACGGCACGCCAACTCATACCCACTGTCAGCGAATATGTACTGTCTAATCTTCGGGCCATTGCCCA atgtGTGAACCTGCAAAATCAGCAGCATGTGTTAGTAATGTGTGCTGTGGCATTCTACATGATGGAAAACTACCCAATGGATGTCGGGCCAGAGTTTAACGCAGGGGTCGTCCAG GTGTGTGGCATAATGCTGTCAGCCAGCGAGGAGGCCACTCCATCTGTAATCTACCACTGTGCACTGCGAGGCCTGGAGCGATTGCTTCTGTCTGAGCAGCTGTCACGCGTGGACGCGGAGACGCTAGTGAAGCTGAGCGTGGATCGCGTGAACATGCCGAGCCCGCACCGCGCCATGGCCGCCCTGGGTCTCATGCTCACCTGCATGTACACAGGTGTGCCTGGAGAGGAAG ggaaggagagagggagtcCTGGTCTGCCAATCGACACAGACCCCACAGCTCCCGATAGCGAGTCTGTTATTGTTGCCATGGAGCGCGTCTCGGTTCTTTTTGACAG